One Orcinus orca chromosome 8, mOrcOrc1.1, whole genome shotgun sequence genomic window, GGACACGCCTCGCCAGGCCTCCCCGTCAAGGGAGAAGCGCCCCTCGCGGATCTTGCGCATTATTTCCGCCGCCTGGCTCTGCCCGCCCTGGCCTGAGGCCCCCTGGAAGGGGACCTGGCCTGACAGCATCATGTACTGGGGAGTGAAAAGTGAGACCAGTCCAGACCTTCTCCAAGAGGCTAACTCCTGAGGCCCACGGGTTATGAACTCTGACTTCCAACACCTAAAACTAGGATGCCCGGACCCCAGCACCAGAGAGACCTCGCCTCTGTATTAGGACGACTTCTGACCCCAGCCTCAGACCAAACCCTGCCACCCCAACAAGAGAACTCCTGTCCCCAGGCTCGGAGGACCCTGACATCTCCTCGGAGACCCCGTCCCATACCAGAATGACGCCGAGGCTCCAGAGGTCGCAGGACTCGTCGTAGCCCTGCTGCGCCAGCAGCTCGGGGGCCGCGTACTGCAGCGTAAAGCAGGGTGTCTGCATGGGCCCCGCTGGGCTCTGCGGGCGCAGACGCGCGAACCCGAAGTCGATGATCTTCACCGGGGCTCCGGGCGTATCATCGGCGTACAGGATGTTCTATGAGGGCGGCGAGGCGGCCGTCAGAGACTGGCCCTCCGCGCCGAAGCCCTCCCAGTCCGCTGAGGCCCCGCGCCCACCTCGGGCTTGAGGTCGCGGTGCACCACCCCCGCCTCCTCGTGCATGAAGCTCACGGCCGACACGAGGCTGCGCAGGATCTGGCTCGCCTCGGACTCGCTGAAGTGCCGCTTCTTGCGGATGTGCTCCAGCAGCTCCCCACCCTGCAGTAGCTCCAGGACCAGGTACGTGTGCAGCTGCGGGCGGCGCGACGGGCCAAGGTCACCACCTGGGTTACTGTCACCACCTACCCAACCgggccgcccccccacccccaccggggCCAGCCAGATCCTGCCCCGCGGTCAACATCAAGCTCCGCCCCCGGCTTCAGTTTGAACCCTGACCTCAAGACCACCCCAAGAACCACCTTAGGACTCGCTTCAGTTTCTACCCCCTACTTTTTTCCAGGCCCCCGTCCCTTTGGCCACCTTAAAACTCGCCGCCCTAAATCCTCCCCCTGCCCCGTTCCCTTGGCCATCCTCAGCTCCGCCTTCCGGTCCTCAGGCCCTACTCCCCTGAAATCCCACTTCCCTGACCTCCGGGTCCTCAGGCCCCGCCCATGGCGCTCTCAGGCCCCGCCTCCtgtcctcctccccgccccccacggGCAGGCTCTAGCGTCCCTGGGCTCCGCCCTAGCCCAGGAAGGCGTCACCTGGTCCTGATGCACTTCGTGCAGCTTCACCACGTTGGGGTGCGACTGGCACAGCCGCAGGGCGGCCACTTCGCGTTGCGTGTTCGCCTCcagcctgggggcagggcaggcggGGTCAGGACAGCTGACCTCCGGCCCTGCCCTCCCCGAATCCGCTCAGCAGAACCCAGCCCACCCCGGGCCCGCCCACCTGCGGCTGAGGATTTTGACCGCGAACTCCTGGCCGTTCTGTAGCTGGCGGCAGCGGCGACACACGGAGAAGCTACCCTGGCCCAACGCGGGTTCCCGCAGGTCCAGTTCGTACTGCTGGAAGAAGGGCGAGTCCTGGGGGCGAAGGGGACGCGTCAGAGGTCCTACCGGGAGCCTTGCGGCCATGCCACGCCCCTGTTCAGAGAGGCTACGGACCTCACCGAAGCCACAGCATGCGCCTGCTGAAGCCACATCTGGAGTCCCCAAGCCCACTTCTCCCCACCCTGGCCCAACCCACCTGCATCATGGCGCTCCTGGCCAACGCTGCCCTGCCAGGCCGGTCTCCAGCAATAGACGCTTCCAGCACATCGGTCATCACCGCGTTGTTGTGGTCAAACAGGATGGACGGTGCCACGAAGGAGTATCCCTGGCGGAGGAGGGGTGTTGTCAGTGGTGGATGGAGGTGCAGATGGAGTCCCCGAAGGCCCAGACCCAGCGGGAAGGAGGGCGGGGCAGAGGAAAGTCCCTGGAGCAGGGGATGTTGCTTTTGCATCCTGGTGCACACAGGATGCGTGGACATTTTATTCCACCTTGTTCTGTGATCTCTTGGGACCATGCATGTCTGTTCCCCCGCCAGTCTGTGACTCTGCCTTTCCCATCACAGTGATCCCCCCAGGTGCCAAGGGCATCATCTGACACAGTGTAGTGGCCCAGAATATGATAGGCTGAATACATGAAAGAACTGTGGCCTGGCATCACACATACTTAACTTAGGAGAATTCAACTCTACCCACTCAGGACAAAaagtctttattccttcctttcaaaTCAAACTTTGGCCTCCTCTGCAAGGGGGGCTACTGAGGAAACGTAAAGAGAAACCAAAGTTAATTCTTTGCCTTTCCTAACAATCCACATCCTGGCAATTCAAGGGACTCTCAAGGATAATTTTAACAATGTGTTGTTTTCTCCTAAAAATGCAGCGCCACTGTGCGCTAGAATGCAAGCTCCACATGGGTGGGATCATTGTCTGTCAAGTTTATTGTTACGTCCCTAGTGCCCaggtcagtgcctggcacattgaaGGCACTCAATACATACTTTTGaatcattaaatgaatgaatgaaagtaacCACTGATTCACAAGAAAACTTGCTCATTAGGACTGTGAGATCGAGGATGGATCGCAGGAGATCGAGGGATATTCAAGCACAGAGCTGTCCCTTGTGAGAGCTTCATAGAGGGGAACTGATCCATCCATACTTGATATTGGCCtattcttatttaatatttatggacCATGTCCTACAGGCCAGGCCCCCAAGCTGGACTCAGGGACACAGAAATTACCAGCTGGACTCAGGGACACAGAAATTAaacacacagtccctgccctctgggagcttCAGACCAGGTGAGGCAGCCTCAGTCAGCGCCAGGATAAAACCTGACAAACTGTTTAGAAGGAGATTTTGTCTGTAGCAGGCTGGTGCACAAGGAAAGGGTGACCCAGGGCCAGAGGAGCAGGGAAGACTTCATATGCGGACAGCACTGGACAACAAGGCTTGAATTTTGCCAGGTGAGCAACTATACCCTCCAGGTTGAGGGAACCACATATGCAAAGGTACAGAGGTGTGTTCTGGCACCTCTGAGCAGTTCAGAGGTGCTAGAGCAGTGAGTGGAATAACAGAGTGCTGAGGCGAGGGCTCTGAGCAGAGACCACATCGTGCAAGGCCTTGTATGCCGAGCAAAGGAGATGGGACTGGTCCGACAGGCCTAAGCTTCTAAAACTGGGTGGAGGGGGCCTATGCCCCCAGGAGTGTGATATGATGTGCCAGAGGGACATGCAAAGCCACAGTATAAACAAGGCATCTCTTCCTAAGTGTCCCCTTAAgcaaatgaataatttaaaacttattttaaaataaaataatttacgtAACAATAGAGATAtgatggagaggaagggaaattaaCATGAAATTTCAAGATAAACCAGGAAATTCAAAGGCACGTCCTGCCCAGGTGGTCTCTATGACTGACAATTGTAGGTTCCACGCGAGCGGAGAGATCTAGAGGAGATGCTGACTCCTGATCGGGACACAGGGCCTGTGCAGTGCCCGCAGGTCAGCCAGGGCTAAGGCTGAGCAGCATCCTGCCTCCCCCGCATCTGTGGTTCTACGAACACTCGCTCACCTGGAAGATGCGAGGATCCCCAGGTGGGGGGCTTCCAGGGGGTGAGTAGACAGGCTCCAGCCGGGTAAATTCCTCTGCAAAGTTGCCCACATCCAGCTCTGAGCGGATCTGGGGTCGGAATGGGGCTGGAATCTTCCTGGCAGCCAGAGCAGCCCAATCCAGACCCTGGAGAAAAGGAATGAGAGACAAGGGGTCAAAGGGCAGGAAGTGGAAACCCCTGTCCACTCAGGCCACCCTCAGCAGGCAGCTCCTCAGTGAGGCAAAGGTCTCACTGGCATTTGTGTGGGAAGCTGTTCTTCCTGCCTCCCCAGCTTCTGTTTCCCTTCCTCTGATAACAGAATCCCTATTTCTCTTGGAGAACCAGCCCTCCACCACACTCAGCCAACTCTAGGGCTTTTAATAGAATtgatgtgcaaaaaaaaaaacaaacaaatctctTTCTCCTACTGGACTTAAATCTGGGAGGATATGGGCCTGGAACTGCTGGGGACCCCCTCAATGTCTAATGATGAAGTGCCTGTGCAGAAAAGCAgaagcaagagacaaagaaagaaattccTAATAACATAGATTCAGCACCTGGATGCAGCCTTGCCTGAAGTCAGACCACTTTTCCTTGGACTTTTCATTTATGGGAGCTAAAACATTCCTTTTATGTTTAAACTAGTACAGCGGAGCCTGTTCGTTGCCTGCCCAACATCCATTCTCCTGGTCTTCCTTAGTACTATAGCCCCAATTTTATTTCAGGAACCAATGTACACAACTAAAAAATAGTGTTTTATAAACTTCCTTGCAGCTAGCAGTGACCAGTTACTTGTAAGCAAAAATTACGAGGTAGGAATCCAGGGAAAGAGCCTGAAGAGGAGGGTGAACCGTTGGTAAGGTGCCCTTTTTGCCCTTCCACTCCTTCTTCTTCGTGCTTCCCACCTGGAGAGCAACCTAGATAGCAAGAGCTACAGCAGTCATCTTGTACCACGAGGCAACCTTGGGGACAGAGGCTACGTGCTAAGAATAGAggagcatttaaaaagaaaaaagaaaaacaactgaactTGGCTTCATGAAGACACCACAGCAGCCCCAGCCTGCCAACTTCTGGATTTCttttatgtgagaaaataaataaatagacggCTATCTTGTTTAGACCACTATTCATTCCTATCTCTGCTCTTAGCAGCCAGACTCTATTCCACAGATATCACCATCTTGAGTTGGACTTTTTGTCACTTGCAGCCTAGAGGCCCGGCCCGGGCTTGAAGGCCCCagttctggcaccagggacctgaGCATTGCTATCACCAAAGAGGCTATCTCAAGAGAAGGGGGAATAAGGGCACCATCAGGCCTCGAAAACCTTGGGGCGCCTCTCCAGTGTGACTACTGGTCCACCTACTCCCAGCACCTGGAGCCTGGCATGTGCTCAGGGTGGGTTGAGGAATTCACTTAAGGAAACTGACACCGTTCAGTCACTTCGCCCACAAAGGGACATCTTCACCACAGAGACTTAGACTCCTGTCCGAGAAAGCTTCTCTGAGGGCCCTTCCAAGCAGTACTTGCTGGGAAGATTCAAGGAGATGGCACTCATAGCAAGGGTAACTGGATGTCTGGCCCGCTCTAAGTGCCCATCAGCGGATGCCTCTGTTTCTACATCACACAAGGCAAATTTAATACCCACATGTAAACAGAACCTAACAGTTAAGAGCGTGGGCCTTCAAGCCACCCAGATGTGGGTTTAAATCTGTGCTCCATCACTTAGCtcagtgatcttgggcaaattacttaacctctctgaacctcagtttcctcatctgtaaagatgAAGATAATCAGGAAGGTTCCGAGGCTTACATGAAATAATGCAAGCAAGGGGCCAAGACACAGGTGTTCACAGTCACAGGGCCCTGCTCGGCAGTGATGCTGGCCAGGCGTAGTGCCCGAGCCAGTGAGGTCTCACAAGGACAGAATTCACTCTGCACTGCACCTTAAACTGTGTGTGCTTTTAACAAGTGAACAAAACCCACGTGGTTGATTCAGACATGTCCATCTGAAGAAGAGGCACACAGCCTGTACAGGTACAAAGACCAAAACCCTGAGTGGATGCAAGAGTCATAAGATTTGGGCTGACAGCAGACCTGAGGTCTGTTCCCAGCTCTACACTtttactgtgtgatcttgggcaagtcaccttgCTCCTCTGAACCCGTCCAATGAAAGGACTGATGAATTCATTCTCAAGTCCCTGCCAGCCCTACCAGGCAATGAATGCTTTCCCGCCAAGAACACATCTTCCAAGTTGCAATAGAGACGGCTGAGAAGACAAGCCTGCTTTCTTTATCTGAGAGGTTTTCCAAATCAAGTGAAACTGGCCAGCCTCAGACCATCCCTCCAGTGTCCCCCAACCCAGAGCAGTAGCCTGGCCCCGGTGTGTGCAGACAGGTATGGGGGCGAGCCAGGAGCCTCACCTGGAAGAAGGGGTGGTTCTTAACTTCCTGCGCCCCCTGGTGTCCTGCACCCAGCCGCTTCTTGGGGTCCTTGCAAAGCAGCCGCTGCAGTAGATCCTGTGCCACTGGCCCGATCcggggggggaagggaggggagcacTTCAGGATCCGTCTGGGAGGATTGGTGGGGGGGCGTCAGGGGCAGCAGGCcccccctccagccctgcccaggcCCCTCGGCCGCCCTCTGCTGCCAACCCTGCTCACCGAGACACCTCTGCCTGTGTGTTCCTCTCGCCCTCCAGGGTGAAGGGCGAAGCGCCCGTCAGCAGCTCGAAGAGCAGGATGCCTAGGCTCCACCAGTCCACAGCCTGCGGGGCAGAGCCAGGGTGAGGGCCTGCGGCCACCCCTACCTCGCCACACCCACCCCTCTGACCCCCTGCCAACCCACCTTGCCATGGCCCGACTTGCTGCGGATAATCTCGGGGGCCATGTACTCGATGGTGCCACAGAAGGAGAAGGTCCGCTCTTTCTGGGAGGGCAAGAGGACCCGCCCAAGGCTCAGAGTTAAGTAGACTTGTGAGGGTCAGAGCAGTGGGAACTCCCCGAAGGCAGGGCCTGGATCTACTCACCTCTGCGCCCCCAAGAAACGCAGAGCCAGGCATGAAGCGGGAGCCGGGAAGGGACGGCCCGCACGGGGATGCAGGAGGCCGAGACTGCCCTTCACTCACCTCCTCTGTCAGGAACTCCTTGCTAAGCCCGAAGTCCGTGAGGACGACATGGCCCTCGGAGTCCAGGAGCACGTTTTCCAGCTTCAGATCTCGGTAGATGATGCCCAGCTGGCAGGAGCAAGAAGGCCCTGAGGATCCCTCCCCCGACACCCTCTGCTCCTGTCCCTGCACCTGGTCCCTGGGGAAGGCGATCTCCAGTGCTGGTGCGGGACCGGGGTGGGACTGGGCCATTGGATAGGAAAAGCCATTTAAGTTGTAAAAGCAAGGAAGAGGACACCCTGGAGAGGCCACAAGGGAGCAGGCCCCAAGTTCCCAGGGAGAGGAGCCCCATCTCATGACGGCTTTGGGAGCCAAGGCATGAGGTCTCCGTTTGCAGAAGTTCTGTGAACGTGGCCCCAGGAAGCAGCCTCGCGCTCCCTGTGAGAGGAAAGCCCCTCGGAGGAGACCCCAGGGGACGAGACCCCACCAGGCAGCACCGGGCCTTCCTTCCAGGAGGCCTCCCCCACCAGGCAGCACCGGGGCCCTCCTTCCAGGAGGCCTACGGGAAGCAGCTCCCGTCCCCACCGAGGCCACCAGCGCTCAGAAAGCCCAAGGCCACTATGTTCACAGGCCCCTTCTAAGACCCAGGCCCAGTCCCCACGGCCACAGCCAGGTGGCCAGGTCCTCACCCACCTTGTGCAGGTGTTCCAGGGCCAGCACGATCTCGCCCCCATACACGCGCACCTCAGCCTCCTTGAAGTACTGGCGCTGGTAGAGGTGGGTGAACATTTCGCCGCCGTTCACATAGTCTGGGGGCGGGAGGTGGGTGAAAGTCGCAGAGTAGCCCCCTGGGGTGGCCCCCCCGCCTCCACGGCCCCCAGGGTTGGAAGGTGTCTGCCCTTACCCAGGATGAGGTGCAGCTTGGCGTCCGTCTGGAAGGCGTAGTGCAGCGTGACCAGGAAGGGTGCCTGGCGCACCAGCTCCAGCACAGAGCGCTCCGTGCGCGTGTGCTCCTGCGTCTTGGCTCGCTGCACCAGCGCCGCCTTGCGCAGCACCTTCATGGCATACAGCTTCCCCGCGTCGTGCCCGCCCGCCTTCCGCACCAGGAACACCTTCCCGTAGGCTGTGGGAGCAGCGAGTGGGCGGAGGGTAGGCCATGAACAGGAGGGTGGTGCAGACTGGTGAGGGTGGGCACGCTGCCAAGCCAGGAGGGTGTGCAAGTCGGGGGAAGGAGCTGGGGTGAGAGGCAGGTGTGCAAAAACTGGCAGAGCCTTCTAAGGAAAAGGTGTGCACACCCCCGGGTGGGTGCTCAGCAAAACCAGGGAGGGGATGTGCAAACCAGGCTAGGGGGCACACAACTCCGGGAGGCctgcagcgggggtgggggtgggggtggggtggagggcggGTCATGTGCAAACCTGTGGAAGATGAGACAGATGCAAGAGGATGCAAAGCCAGGGAAGGGAGGCAGAGGTGCACGCAGACAGGGGAGGGCCGGTCAAACCCGAGGAGGGGAGTTTGCAAAGTGGGGGAGAGGGCTCTCATATCCCGCAAGGGGAGGAGCTGTGAAATCACACAGGAGAGCTGCAAGCCCCCAAGAGTGTTGGCAGATCCCAGAGGATCTTCCAGGGAGGAGCGACGTCAACGTGGAGCAGCCCTGCGGGTCAGCATGCAAACCGTGGCAGGGCAGGGCAaagcaggcagggcagggagaggctggggagcACTGCCGGCAGCCTGGCCCAACCCAGGTGGGTGTGCAAGCGGGAGGCCCGGGGCACCATGCCTGGGACACCTGCCGGTGGATAGGGCTCCTCACCTCCCGTGCCCAGCACCTTGAGCAGCTGGAAGTTCTCCACGCCCACCTTCTCCTCGTGCCCGGTCAGGTTGGCTGCGGGCACAGGGGGCAAATGAACCCAGCCCGTGCATGAACCCTCCCAGCC contains:
- the RPS6KA4 gene encoding ribosomal protein S6 kinase alpha-4 isoform X2, with the translated sequence MGDEDEDEGCAVELQITEANLTGHEEKVGVENFQLLKVLGTGAYGKVFLVRKAGGHDAGKLYAMKVLRKAALVQRAKTQEHTRTERSVLELVRQAPFLVTLHYAFQTDAKLHLILDYVNGGEMFTHLYQRQYFKEAEVRVYGGEIVLALEHLHKLGIIYRDLKLENVLLDSEGHVVLTDFGLSKEFLTEEVSEGQSRPPASPCGPSLPGSRFMPGSAFLGGAEKERTFSFCGTIEYMAPEIIRSKSGHGKAVDWWSLGILLFELLTGASPFTLEGERNTQAEVSRRILKCSPPFPPRIGPVAQDLLQRLLCKDPKKRLGAGHQGAQEVKNHPFFQGLDWAALAARKIPAPFRPQIRSELDVGNFAEEFTRLEPVYSPPGSPPPGDPRIFQGYSFVAPSILFDHNNAVMTDVLEASIAGDRPGRAALARSAMMQDSPFFQQYELDLREPALGQGSFSVCRRCRQLQNGQEFAVKILSRRLEANTQREVAALRLCQSHPNVVKLHEVHQDQLHTYLVLELLQGGELLEHIRKKRHFSESEASQILRSLVSANILYADDTPGAPVKIIDFGFARLRPQSPAGPMQTPCFTLQYAAPELLAQQGYDESCDLWSLGVILYMMLSGQVPFQGASGQGGQSQAAEIMRKIREGRFSLDGEAWRGVSEEAKELVRGLLTVDPTKRLKLEGLRGSSWLQDGSARSSPPLRTPDVLESSGPAVRSGLNATFLAFNRGKREGFFLKSVENAPLAKRRKQKLRSAATSRRVSPVPAVPGRAPAAKGAPRRANGPLPPS
- the RPS6KA4 gene encoding ribosomal protein S6 kinase alpha-4 isoform X1, translated to MGDEDEDEGCAVELQITEANLTGHEEKVGVENFQLLKVLGTGAYGKVFLVRKAGGHDAGKLYAMKVLRKAALVQRAKTQEHTRTERSVLELVRQAPFLVTLHYAFQTDAKLHLILDYVNGGEMFTHLYQRQYFKEAEVRVYGGEIVLALEHLHKLGIIYRDLKLENVLLDSEGHVVLTDFGLSKEFLTEEVSEGQSRPPASPCGPSLPGSRFMPGSAFLGGAEKERTFSFCGTIEYMAPEIIRSKSGHGKAVDWWSLGILLFELLTGASPFTLEGERNTQAEVSRRILKCSPPFPPRIGPVAQDLLQRLLCKDPKKRLGAGHQGAQEVKNHPFFQGLDWAALAARKIPAPFRPQIRSELDVGNFAEEFTRLEPVYSPPGSPPPGDPRIFQGYSFVAPSILFDHNNAVMTDVLEASIAGDRPGRAALARSAMMQDSPFFQQYELDLREPALGQGSFSVCRRCRQLQNGQEFAVKILSRRLEANTQREVAALRLCQSHPNVVKLHEVHQDQLHTYLVLELLQGGELLEHIRKKRHFSESEASQILRSLVSAVSFMHEEAGVVHRDLKPENILYADDTPGAPVKIIDFGFARLRPQSPAGPMQTPCFTLQYAAPELLAQQGYDESCDLWSLGVILYMMLSGQVPFQGASGQGGQSQAAEIMRKIREGRFSLDGEAWRGVSEEAKELVRGLLTVDPTKRLKLEGLRGSSWLQDGSARSSPPLRTPDVLESSGPAVRSGLNATFLAFNRGKREGFFLKSVENAPLAKRRKQKLRSAATSRRVSPVPAVPGRAPAAKGAPRRANGPLPPS
- the RPS6KA4 gene encoding ribosomal protein S6 kinase alpha-4 isoform X3, which codes for MGDEDEDEGCAVELQITEANLTGHEEKVGVENFQLLKVLGTGAYGKVFLVRKAGGHDAGKLYAMKVLRKAALVQRAKTQEHTRTERSVLELVRQAPFLVTLHYAFQTDAKLHLILDYVNGGEMFTHLYQRQYFKEAEVRVYGGEIVLALEHLHKLGIIYRDLKLENVLLDSEGHVVLTDFGLSKEFLTEEKERTFSFCGTIEYMAPEIIRSKSGHGKAVDWWSLGILLFELLTGASPFTLEGERNTQAEVSRRILKCSPPFPPRIGPVAQDLLQRLLCKDPKKRLGAGHQGAQEVKNHPFFQGLDWAALAARKIPAPFRPQIRSELDVGNFAEEFTRLEPVYSPPGSPPPGDPRIFQGYSFVAPSILFDHNNAVMTDVLEASIAGDRPGRAALARSAMMQDSPFFQQYELDLREPALGQGSFSVCRRCRQLQNGQEFAVKILSRRLEANTQREVAALRLCQSHPNVVKLHEVHQDQLHTYLVLELLQGGELLEHIRKKRHFSESEASQILRSLVSAVSFMHEEAGVVHRDLKPENILYADDTPGAPVKIIDFGFARLRPQSPAGPMQTPCFTLQYAAPELLAQQGYDESCDLWSLGVILYMMLSGQVPFQGASGQGGQSQAAEIMRKIREGRFSLDGEAWRGVSEEAKELVRGLLTVDPTKRLKLEGLRGSSWLQDGSARSSPPLRTPDVLESSGPAVRSGLNATFLAFNRGKREGFFLKSVENAPLAKRRKQKLRSAATSRRVSPVPAVPGRAPAAKGAPRRANGPLPPS